A single window of Methanomassiliicoccales archaeon DNA harbors:
- the ftsZ gene encoding cell division protein FtsZ, which translates to MPSSLVKNALASLKETQEKAQAQPQAPAGNSIVDEELKRIAAQLDVCIKIVGCGGGGSNTINRCVDAGVSGAQLCALNTDAKHLLTIRAPKKILIGKTATRGLGAGAIPEVGEQAARENDMEIREFLNGANIVFITAGMGGGTGTGSAHYVARIAKEQIRALTIGVVTLPFKAEGTVRMENAMSGLDKLRRITDTTIVIPNDKLLELVPKLPVDAAFKVADEVLMQTIKGLTEIITKPGLVNLDYADIMTVMNEGGVAFVGIGEANSDDDDRVKTAVNEALHSPLLGEINLKQAAGALIRVVGGPDMTVGEAQKAAEIVTNSVADRARIIWGCSIDPEVEGTIKILLILTGAQSKYMLGRDSGTGKLGGEFDQPRPRVGAGPAPSGGRRASDDGGIDFVR; encoded by the coding sequence ATGCCAAGTTCATTGGTAAAGAATGCTCTAGCGAGCCTTAAGGAGACTCAGGAAAAAGCACAAGCGCAGCCGCAGGCCCCAGCGGGCAACTCGATCGTCGATGAGGAGCTGAAGCGGATCGCGGCGCAGCTCGACGTCTGCATCAAGATCGTCGGCTGCGGGGGCGGTGGTTCGAACACCATCAATCGATGCGTTGACGCCGGAGTAAGCGGAGCGCAACTTTGTGCCTTGAACACCGATGCTAAGCACCTGCTGACCATCCGAGCCCCCAAGAAGATACTCATCGGCAAGACCGCCACACGCGGCCTCGGCGCGGGAGCGATTCCTGAGGTGGGGGAGCAGGCGGCCCGGGAGAACGACATGGAGATCCGTGAGTTCTTGAACGGCGCCAACATCGTCTTCATCACCGCTGGAATGGGAGGCGGAACCGGCACTGGCTCAGCGCACTATGTGGCCAGGATCGCCAAGGAGCAGATTCGCGCGCTCACCATCGGCGTCGTCACCCTTCCGTTCAAGGCTGAGGGCACGGTGCGAATGGAGAACGCCATGTCAGGCCTGGACAAGCTCAGACGGATCACTGACACAACCATCGTCATCCCGAACGACAAGCTTCTGGAGCTGGTGCCCAAACTGCCTGTGGACGCTGCTTTCAAGGTGGCGGACGAAGTGCTCATGCAGACGATCAAAGGGCTGACTGAGATCATCACCAAACCTGGCCTGGTCAACCTTGACTATGCGGACATCATGACCGTCATGAACGAGGGCGGAGTGGCGTTCGTGGGCATCGGCGAGGCGAACTCGGATGATGACGATCGCGTGAAGACCGCTGTCAACGAAGCCTTGCACAGCCCCCTGCTGGGAGAGATCAACCTGAAGCAGGCCGCAGGAGCGCTCATCCGGGTCGTTGGTGGTCCGGACATGACCGTTGGCGAGGCGCAGAAGGCGGCGGAGATCGTCACCAACAGCGTCGCGGACCGGGCGAGGATAATCTGGGGATGCTCGATCGACCCCGAGGTCGAGGGTACGATAAAGATCCTGCTCATCCTCACCGGAGCGCAGTCCAAGTACATGCTTGGCAGGGACTCAGGCACCGGAAAGCTGGGAGGCGAATTCGATCAGCCTCGACCGAGGGTGGGGGCGGGCCCCGCTCCTTCCGGAGGAAGGAGAGCTTCGGACGACGGCGGCATCGACTTCGTGCGTTGA
- the metG gene encoding methionine--tRNA ligase yields MARILICVAWPYSNGPIHLGHVAGSLLAPDIFARYHRLRGDEVLMVSGSDQHGTPVTVKAEKEGVSAEEIAERYHRINSKAIQDLLIQFDLFTKTHNPNHFQVVHDFFLTLLEHGFLYKKGTMQYYCLKCNKFLPDRYVEGTCKRCGNERARGDQCEKCGATFEVGELEGVRCTRCGSSPELRETEHFFFKLSAFQEPLLRFVQDKDHWRPSVRLFTRNWLESGLKDRAITRDMSWGVPVHLEGWEGKVIYVWFEAVIGYLAASKEWARLNGQPDRWRDFWTDPETRSYYFLGKDNIPFHTIIWPSMLMGYGGLNLPYDVPANEFLTFKGEAFSKSRGVGVDVPSLVERFDPDLIRYYLASNMPENRDTDFSLDDFEAKVNNELVATLGNYYHRVLSFTHKNFGKVPELQGLEEEKRQVAEAIGSCVAEVERSLDSCQFKLGLKAVMDLAQFGNQFFDRMAPWALIKNDKAKCGAALHLNLEIVKALAIMSHPYLPRSSERLWSQLGMKEGLYSRGWSWVDMPLEAGAALPEPKPLFSKMVIETKGNEFRAFETLNLKVGKVLDVKPHPDAEKLLVLDVDVGKRIQLVAGLRAHYPGEELKGKSIVVVTNLQPAKLRGVESMGMLLAAEAGGKVKVLIPAGEAAPGDPVSSGLPQSEKEMTFSDFQKLTIRVGALEGGKVDLGKKVDVRIPTGVGASAKVAVFLPTPEASVALLLFTEKGVAITVDGGEIENGAQVR; encoded by the coding sequence ATGGCAAGGATTCTGATTTGCGTGGCGTGGCCCTACTCGAACGGGCCAATCCACTTGGGTCACGTGGCAGGTTCATTGCTCGCCCCTGACATCTTCGCCCGCTACCACCGCCTCAGAGGGGATGAGGTGCTCATGGTCTCCGGTTCCGATCAACACGGCACCCCGGTGACCGTGAAGGCAGAGAAAGAAGGCGTCAGCGCAGAGGAGATAGCGGAGCGCTACCATCGCATCAACTCCAAGGCCATCCAGGACCTGCTGATCCAGTTTGACCTTTTCACGAAGACGCACAACCCGAACCACTTCCAGGTGGTGCATGACTTCTTCCTCACCCTTCTCGAGCACGGCTTTCTCTACAAGAAAGGAACGATGCAGTACTACTGCCTCAAGTGCAACAAGTTCCTGCCTGACCGCTATGTGGAAGGCACCTGCAAGCGCTGCGGCAATGAACGGGCCAGGGGCGACCAGTGCGAGAAGTGCGGGGCGACCTTTGAGGTCGGTGAGCTGGAGGGCGTGAGGTGTACTCGCTGTGGCTCCTCTCCTGAGCTGCGGGAGACGGAGCACTTCTTCTTCAAGCTGAGCGCGTTCCAAGAGCCACTGCTTCGTTTCGTGCAGGATAAGGACCACTGGAGGCCGAGCGTAAGGCTTTTCACCAGGAACTGGCTCGAGAGCGGTCTCAAGGACCGGGCCATCACCAGGGACATGTCCTGGGGAGTGCCAGTGCATCTAGAGGGCTGGGAAGGCAAGGTCATCTACGTCTGGTTCGAAGCGGTCATCGGCTATCTCGCCGCCTCGAAGGAATGGGCCAGACTAAATGGCCAGCCAGACCGCTGGAGGGATTTCTGGACGGACCCGGAAACGAGGAGCTACTACTTCCTGGGCAAGGACAACATCCCTTTCCATACGATCATCTGGCCATCCATGCTCATGGGCTACGGCGGACTCAATCTTCCCTATGACGTTCCGGCGAACGAGTTCCTCACTTTCAAGGGCGAGGCATTCTCCAAGAGCAGAGGGGTGGGGGTGGACGTTCCTTCCCTCGTCGAAAGGTTCGATCCGGACCTAATACGCTACTACCTGGCCTCGAACATGCCTGAGAACCGGGACACCGACTTCTCCCTGGACGACTTCGAGGCCAAGGTCAACAATGAGCTGGTTGCCACGCTGGGCAACTACTACCACCGGGTGCTGAGCTTCACTCACAAGAACTTCGGAAAGGTGCCGGAGCTGCAGGGTCTGGAGGAGGAGAAGCGCCAGGTGGCCGAGGCGATCGGAAGTTGCGTGGCCGAGGTGGAGCGTTCGCTCGACTCCTGCCAATTCAAGTTGGGTTTGAAAGCGGTCATGGACCTGGCGCAGTTCGGCAATCAATTCTTCGATCGCATGGCGCCCTGGGCCCTAATCAAGAACGACAAGGCGAAGTGCGGGGCGGCACTGCATCTCAATCTGGAGATAGTAAAGGCGCTGGCGATAATGAGCCATCCCTACCTGCCTCGTTCCTCGGAGAGGCTGTGGTCGCAACTGGGGATGAAGGAGGGTCTGTATTCTCGGGGTTGGTCCTGGGTCGACATGCCGCTAGAGGCGGGGGCCGCACTTCCTGAGCCCAAACCGCTCTTCAGCAAGATGGTCATCGAGACCAAGGGCAATGAGTTCAGAGCCTTCGAGACATTGAACCTCAAGGTGGGCAAGGTACTGGATGTCAAACCCCATCCTGACGCGGAGAAGCTCCTGGTGCTGGATGTTGATGTGGGCAAGAGGATCCAGCTCGTGGCCGGTCTGCGTGCCCACTATCCAGGCGAGGAGCTCAAGGGCAAGAGCATCGTGGTCGTCACCAACTTGCAGCCCGCCAAGCTCAGAGGCGTGGAATCCATGGGAATGCTCTTGGCGGCGGAGGCTGGGGGAAAAGTCAAGGTGCTAATTCCAGCTGGAGAGGCCGCTCCCGGAGACCCAGTGAGCAGCGGATTGCCGCAGAGTGAAAAGGAGATGACCTTCTCGGACTTCCAGAAGCTGACAATAAGGGTGGGGGCATTGGAGGGAGGAAAGGTCGACCTTGGCAAGAAAGTGGACGTCCGCATCCCGACGGGAGTGGGAGCATCAGCCAAGGTGGCAGTTTTCCTTCCTACACCCGAGGCCAGTGTAGCTCTCCTCCTCTTCACCGAGAAAGGGGTGGCGATCACCGTGGATGGAGGAGAGATAGAAAACGGGGCTCAGGTCAGATGA
- the ribC gene encoding riboflavin synthase, with product MRRIGIADTTFARFDMGGAAIQELKSMGTGFEIIRYTVPGVKDLPVACKKLIEEKGCEIVIALGMPGPKAIDKQCAHEASTGLIQCQLMTNRHIIEVFVHADEGQDAKTLAWLAERRAREHARNAYHLLFKPEELARNAGKGLRQGYEDEGPLRE from the coding sequence TTGAGGCGCATCGGCATCGCGGACACCACCTTCGCCCGGTTCGACATGGGAGGGGCGGCCATTCAGGAACTCAAGTCCATGGGCACGGGCTTCGAGATCATACGCTACACCGTACCAGGCGTCAAGGACCTGCCGGTGGCATGCAAGAAACTCATCGAGGAGAAGGGCTGCGAGATCGTCATCGCCCTGGGAATGCCTGGACCGAAGGCTATCGACAAGCAATGCGCACACGAAGCCTCCACCGGTCTGATCCAATGCCAGCTCATGACGAACCGCCACATCATAGAGGTGTTCGTGCACGCGGATGAGGGCCAGGATGCGAAGACGCTCGCATGGCTCGCGGAAAGGAGAGCCAGGGAGCATGCCCGCAACGCGTACCATTTGCTGTTCAAGCCCGAGGAGCTTGCCCGGAACGCCGGCAAGGGGCTGAGACAAGGCTACGAAGACGAAGGACCTTTGAGGGAGTGA
- a CDS encoding PHP domain-containing protein, which translates to MKADLHVHSHHSGDSRQTLEEIFAVCREQCLGAVAVVDHNSLRGARDAMASAPKDIIVVPGMEITSAEGHILAYNISEEVPRDLSAGETVDLVRIQGGIAVAAHPYRLWSGLGERAMRQTRFDAVEAFNGRNTARGNRRASRLAEELGLPTTAGSDAHRPGLVGSAYLVFADDCGDADSLVRAILSKKVKVGGRGRGAGQTLAYGTRSIGMWARRGFRRL; encoded by the coding sequence ATGAAGGCCGACCTGCACGTCCACTCTCATCACTCTGGCGACAGCCGGCAGACGCTGGAGGAGATATTCGCGGTTTGCCGTGAGCAGTGCCTGGGAGCGGTGGCGGTGGTGGACCACAACTCCCTTCGGGGAGCGAGAGACGCCATGGCCTCCGCCCCCAAAGACATCATCGTCGTTCCAGGCATGGAGATCACCTCAGCAGAAGGTCACATCCTCGCCTACAACATCTCGGAGGAGGTGCCCAGGGACCTTTCCGCGGGGGAGACCGTCGACCTCGTCCGAATACAGGGAGGGATCGCCGTGGCCGCCCATCCTTACCGCTTATGGTCTGGGTTGGGAGAGAGGGCGATGAGGCAGACCCGGTTCGATGCAGTGGAGGCGTTCAACGGTCGGAATACGGCCCGCGGGAATCGTCGCGCATCTAGATTGGCGGAAGAGCTGGGCTTACCGACGACGGCCGGGTCCGACGCTCACCGGCCCGGTCTGGTCGGCAGCGCTTATCTGGTGTTCGCGGACGATTGCGGAGACGCGGACTCCCTCGTAAGAGCGATCCTCTCGAAGAAGGTCAAGGTCGGAGGTCGTGGTCGGGGAGCCGGCCAGACCCTGGCCTATGGGACAAGATCCATCGGGATGTGGGCGAGACGCGGCTTTCGTCGTCTGTAG
- a CDS encoding FAD synthase, whose translation MTRVMATGVFDILHTGHLHYLSEAKRLGDELIVVVATDATVRKRKHEPITPERMRVELVGALKPVDKAVLGKEGDMFDIVAELHPDVIALGYDQQFDEEQLERDLLSRGLKVRVARMAKYEDDLNGTRKIIQKVIDWHTVSRQLEREEGH comes from the coding sequence ATGACCAGGGTCATGGCCACCGGAGTCTTTGACATCCTGCATACCGGTCATCTGCACTATTTGTCCGAGGCGAAGCGGTTGGGCGACGAGCTGATAGTGGTCGTCGCCACCGACGCCACCGTGCGAAAGAGGAAGCACGAACCGATCACGCCCGAGAGAATGCGGGTGGAGCTGGTCGGCGCTCTGAAACCGGTGGACAAGGCCGTGCTCGGAAAAGAGGGTGATATGTTCGATATCGTCGCCGAGCTTCACCCGGACGTGATCGCCTTAGGATATGACCAGCAGTTCGACGAAGAGCAACTGGAGAGAGACCTTCTCTCCAGAGGATTGAAAGTTCGGGTGGCTCGCATGGCGAAATATGAGGATGACCTCAACGGCACCCGCAAGATCATCCAGAAGGTCATCGACTGGCATACGGTCAGCAGACAGTTGGAGAGGGAGGAGGGGCATTGA
- a CDS encoding DUF3795 domain-containing protein gives MNLERSWKMKRAGLSDEERRTAYCGLRCGDCIPSRDGLYSALIEARKQLADVDFHAYCRIRSRRDPRLEKYQDFEDTLDAIISTRCILPCREGGGKTDCRVRDCAREKGLEGCWECSSAELCPKLEPLRQHHLIDENPRLIHELGIEGWTEGRRKHYRHINMK, from the coding sequence ATGAACCTCGAACGGTCTTGGAAAATGAAACGAGCAGGCCTAAGCGACGAGGAGAGGCGCACCGCCTATTGCGGGCTGCGCTGTGGGGACTGCATTCCTTCGCGGGACGGGCTCTATTCCGCGCTGATAGAAGCAAGAAAGCAACTGGCGGATGTGGATTTCCATGCCTATTGCAGAATTCGGTCCAGAAGGGACCCTCGGCTCGAGAAGTATCAAGACTTCGAGGATACCCTTGATGCGATTATATCCACGCGTTGCATACTTCCGTGTCGGGAGGGAGGAGGAAAGACCGATTGCCGCGTGCGCGATTGTGCACGGGAAAAGGGGTTGGAGGGTTGCTGGGAGTGTTCTTCTGCTGAGTTATGTCCGAAGCTGGAGCCGCTCCGGCAGCACCATCTGATCGACGAGAACCCGCGCCTCATCCACGAATTGGGGATAGAGGGCTGGACCGAGGGCCGGCGGAAGCACTACCGCCACATCAACATGAAGTGA
- a CDS encoding class I tRNA ligase family protein — MEEKGSIGAAFARRRQAARIEASLVRALYIPMERGRMEKRILHLAADDPLGMVTILLKNYHHGSKRVSSAARKLLDQIVQDRSGMKAVLDSLTHPNREVRLAAVDLLKEKRGVHAITYASFYESTSLLIAMARNRDMPVSDIEALAEMSKESFLDGETLEALQDIASSLDFIKHRYRAANMLKGYLTEMLRLAPDLTRMGVYDEKIDEPLKKAITASKSKEVDETSEIITERKLETSIRITLDRVGKTIKDSVEARPNMDPSQLQGSDVWVLTRIQEIVESVTSLVLAGRKREALGQINVFLKSDLAEFMEGARQRIAAKDPSALLTAYTLALVSLRLASGLMPQTAEDIYQRYFRVYESEPSIHIVAWPEVVLKVIR; from the coding sequence ATGGAAGAAAAGGGCTCCATTGGTGCCGCCTTCGCGCGGAGGAGACAAGCTGCACGCATAGAGGCATCGTTGGTACGAGCTCTCTACATACCAATGGAACGGGGAAGGATGGAGAAGCGGATCCTCCATCTCGCCGCGGATGACCCCTTGGGCATGGTCACCATTCTGTTGAAGAACTACCATCATGGGAGCAAGCGCGTCTCCAGTGCGGCCCGCAAGCTGCTGGACCAGATAGTCCAGGACCGATCGGGGATGAAGGCCGTTCTGGATAGTCTCACCCATCCCAATCGGGAGGTGCGCCTTGCGGCGGTGGACCTCTTGAAGGAGAAGAGAGGGGTCCATGCCATCACTTACGCTTCCTTCTACGAAAGCACCTCTCTCCTCATTGCCATGGCGCGCAACAGGGATATGCCAGTGAGCGACATCGAGGCCCTGGCCGAGATGTCCAAGGAATCATTTCTGGACGGAGAGACACTTGAGGCTCTGCAAGACATCGCCTCTTCCCTGGATTTCATCAAGCACCGATATAGAGCAGCCAACATGCTAAAGGGATACTTGACCGAGATGCTACGCTTGGCTCCAGACCTCACCCGTATGGGGGTGTACGATGAGAAGATCGATGAACCTCTCAAGAAGGCCATCACCGCCAGCAAGTCCAAGGAGGTGGACGAGACCTCGGAGATAATCACGGAGAGGAAGCTGGAGACGTCGATCCGCATCACTTTGGACCGGGTGGGAAAGACCATCAAGGATAGCGTGGAGGCGAGACCCAACATGGATCCTTCACAACTGCAGGGTTCCGATGTATGGGTGCTGACGCGCATCCAAGAGATAGTCGAATCCGTGACCTCCCTCGTCCTCGCGGGTAGGAAACGAGAGGCCCTGGGGCAGATCAACGTCTTTCTCAAGAGCGATCTCGCCGAGTTCATGGAAGGAGCTAGGCAACGCATAGCCGCCAAGGACCCTTCGGCACTTCTGACCGCCTACACTCTGGCGCTGGTGAGCTTGCGCCTCGCTTCCGGGCTCATGCCTCAAACCGCCGAGGACATCTACCAGCGGTACTTCCGAGTCTATGAGTCTGAGCCGAGCATCCACATCGTCGCTTGGCCCGAGGTCGTTCTCAAGGTCATTAGGTGA
- a CDS encoding phosphoadenosine phosphosulfate reductase family protein has translation MTLVRLGKLQLHWCQHCHLPVLEDGRCGICDSQTEEVRMTPPGDVRPAFAHDLDSLRKLVDRQFGPGTGDALIPPGEVALLNKIPALDRMDELILDGEVVGTLRYDIGKGFVFLARTTAAKRIQDKLSRGFVITDQGAIEFLLKGLNLMAPGVSKAHPEVRVGDEVIVVDPLGRAVCTGTARMNADQMNEGQRGMAVKCRWYAEPGSAPRPLPARSLDDVIRANERVLKRRVEEGVTFIKRTLERNHLPAMVSFSGGKDSLATLLLTLDANLRLPVFFIDTGLEFPETEEHVRSIAEKHGLQLIVEQAPEGAFYGNLDYFGPPGRDFRWCCKTNKLGPTVRAIMKHYPNGVLSFIGQRRYESEQRSEKPRVWKNPWTPGQIGASPIQDWTALHVWLYIFSKGEEYNPWYARGLDRIGCYLCPASDLAELEVVESEFPGYARWRDELQRYEKEGGLPQAWSRYALWRWRRLPDSIKKELEGMGVSVTDLRPRSTDRSKGRGIQLKIQEGFSPCVVGFSVEGAFSQGLDLERVAEVLNQLGEVELDREEGWCLALNVRIFAEGALVAKGKDQAQIEESIEKVRRAVVKAEECVGCGVCIARCDEGALTLEQGRLRVSKERCIHCGRCIEPCPALSFGDSAFEM, from the coding sequence ATGACCCTAGTGAGGCTGGGCAAGCTGCAACTGCACTGGTGCCAGCACTGTCATTTGCCCGTACTGGAGGATGGACGATGTGGCATCTGCGACTCCCAGACCGAGGAGGTTCGGATGACCCCTCCCGGCGATGTCAGACCGGCCTTCGCTCACGATCTTGATTCCTTGCGGAAACTGGTGGACAGGCAGTTCGGCCCTGGCACGGGAGACGCTTTGATCCCCCCGGGTGAGGTAGCACTGCTAAACAAGATCCCTGCCCTGGACCGCATGGACGAGCTCATTCTGGACGGCGAGGTAGTGGGAACTCTGCGTTACGATATCGGAAAGGGCTTCGTCTTTCTGGCCCGAACCACCGCGGCCAAGCGCATCCAGGACAAGCTGTCGAGGGGGTTCGTGATCACGGACCAGGGGGCGATCGAATTCCTCTTGAAGGGGCTCAACCTCATGGCGCCAGGGGTGAGCAAGGCGCATCCCGAAGTCCGAGTGGGTGACGAGGTCATCGTCGTCGACCCATTGGGTAGGGCGGTATGCACGGGCACGGCCCGTATGAACGCGGACCAGATGAACGAAGGGCAGAGGGGTATGGCGGTTAAGTGCCGCTGGTATGCGGAGCCCGGTAGCGCCCCGCGGCCGCTGCCCGCTCGCAGCCTGGACGATGTGATCCGCGCGAACGAGAGAGTGCTGAAACGCCGGGTGGAGGAAGGGGTGACTTTCATCAAGCGGACCTTGGAGAGGAACCACCTGCCGGCCATGGTCTCATTCTCTGGAGGCAAGGATTCCTTGGCCACCCTCCTGCTCACCCTTGATGCCAACCTCAGGTTGCCAGTGTTCTTCATCGACACCGGATTGGAGTTCCCGGAAACGGAAGAGCACGTCCGCTCCATAGCGGAGAAACATGGATTGCAGTTGATTGTGGAACAAGCTCCAGAGGGCGCCTTCTACGGCAACCTGGACTACTTCGGCCCGCCGGGCCGTGATTTCCGCTGGTGCTGCAAGACCAACAAGCTTGGACCGACGGTCAGGGCGATAATGAAGCACTATCCAAACGGGGTGCTCTCATTCATAGGCCAGCGTAGGTATGAATCAGAGCAACGCTCCGAGAAGCCAAGGGTCTGGAAGAACCCCTGGACGCCAGGTCAGATAGGCGCATCCCCCATCCAAGATTGGACGGCGCTGCACGTTTGGCTCTACATCTTCTCCAAAGGCGAGGAATACAACCCCTGGTACGCCCGAGGACTTGACCGCATCGGCTGCTACTTATGCCCCGCCTCGGATCTGGCGGAGCTGGAGGTGGTCGAGAGCGAGTTCCCTGGATACGCGCGCTGGCGGGACGAATTGCAGCGCTACGAGAAGGAGGGTGGTCTGCCACAAGCCTGGTCACGCTACGCTCTCTGGCGCTGGCGCCGGCTGCCAGACTCCATAAAGAAGGAGCTGGAAGGGATGGGCGTTTCCGTTACGGACCTGCGCCCCAGATCCACGGATAGGAGCAAGGGAAGAGGCATCCAGCTCAAGATACAGGAGGGTTTCTCCCCCTGCGTCGTGGGATTCAGCGTGGAGGGGGCCTTCAGCCAAGGGCTCGATCTGGAAAGAGTGGCGGAGGTCCTGAACCAACTGGGAGAAGTGGAGCTCGACCGAGAGGAAGGTTGGTGCCTGGCGCTCAACGTCCGCATCTTCGCCGAGGGTGCCCTGGTGGCGAAAGGAAAGGACCAGGCTCAAATAGAAGAAAGTATTGAAAAGGTGCGCCGGGCAGTGGTCAAGGCCGAGGAATGCGTCGGTTGCGGAGTCTGTATCGCCAGGTGCGATGAGGGTGCACTCACGCTTGAGCAGGGAAGGCTCAGAGTGTCTAAGGAACGATGCATCCACTGTGGCAGATGCATTGAGCCATGTCCCGCCTTGAGTTTCGGCGATTCCGCGTTTGAGATGTGA
- a CDS encoding roadblock/LC7 domain-containing protein has product MGEISQVRVVLEEIKHLEHVQEVSLVSRGGMYVLGDGPKGVHLETYAAMSGIMVGAAETTAAELKDDLKHVIIKLTDRDLILMGASNRYILCITTDGKDEGNKISKSAAQIISKADLNF; this is encoded by the coding sequence ATGGGAGAGATCTCGCAGGTTAGGGTGGTTCTGGAAGAGATAAAGCACCTGGAACACGTGCAAGAGGTCTCCCTGGTCTCCCGTGGAGGCATGTACGTTCTGGGGGACGGACCCAAAGGCGTGCATCTGGAGACCTACGCGGCCATGTCTGGAATAATGGTAGGGGCCGCAGAAACGACCGCGGCTGAACTGAAGGACGACCTCAAGCACGTCATCATCAAGCTCACCGACCGGGACCTCATATTGATGGGCGCCAGCAATCGGTACATTCTCTGCATAACCACGGATGGAAAGGACGAAGGCAACAAGATATCGAAGTCAGCGGCTCAGATCATCTCAAAGGCGGACCTCAATTTCTAG
- the ribH gene encoding 6,7-dimethyl-8-ribityllumazine synthase, protein MKRYNIGIVVSEFNFDITSMMLERAKAHAQFLDVNIAKVLTVPGVFDIPLGVKKLIQDKGIDGVVTLGAVIEGETDHDQIVMQNAARKITDLAVEYGKPVALGISGPGETRLQAQDRIEKGRDALESCVKMLRRLD, encoded by the coding sequence ATGAAGCGATACAACATCGGCATAGTGGTGTCGGAGTTCAATTTCGACATCACATCAATGATGCTTGAGAGAGCGAAAGCGCATGCGCAGTTCCTGGACGTCAACATCGCCAAGGTGCTGACCGTACCCGGGGTTTTCGACATCCCCTTGGGAGTTAAGAAGTTGATCCAGGACAAAGGCATCGATGGCGTCGTGACGTTGGGCGCGGTCATCGAGGGCGAGACCGATCACGATCAGATCGTGATGCAGAACGCAGCCAGGAAGATCACCGATCTGGCGGTGGAGTATGGTAAGCCTGTGGCCCTGGGCATCAGCGGACCGGGCGAGACCAGGCTGCAGGCGCAGGACCGCATTGAGAAGGGCCGCGATGCATTAGAGAGCTGCGTCAAGATGCTTCGCCGGTTGGACTGA
- a CDS encoding aminotransferase class I/II-fold pyridoxal phosphate-dependent enzyme has protein sequence MRATQRALNIDYAIREVTIPARELEKKGVKIIKLNIGDPNKWDFETPPHVRAALCRAVEECDNGYTQEEGVLELRQALLEKERKKNNVDADVDDIFITNGVSESILNIVAASVNPGDEVLVPGPSYPSYTEYIKYFGGVPVAYKTDEANGWQPDLDDIRKKITAKTKAMVIINPNNPTGALYSRKVLKGITDLVGEHEMFIMSDEIYDQMTFEGEHCSPSVVAPDIPMVLFNGFSKVDLLPGWRLGYSCFRDPRGELDEIKEGFVKQLRLRLCANHPCQLAVIEALKGPQDYMEVTRCKLRERGAFAHKRLNEIEGISSTKPKGAFYIFPKVELKKWRTDKEFVLDVLHETHVLFVHGSGFDPTYGAGHFRSVFLPPVAVLTEAFDRLDAFMRKNA, from the coding sequence ATGCGGGCCACGCAACGCGCGCTGAACATCGACTACGCCATCCGCGAGGTCACCATTCCAGCGAGAGAGCTAGAGAAAAAAGGCGTGAAAATCATCAAGCTCAATATCGGGGATCCGAACAAGTGGGATTTTGAGACCCCACCGCATGTCCGGGCAGCACTCTGCCGAGCGGTCGAGGAATGCGACAACGGCTACACTCAGGAGGAAGGCGTTCTCGAGCTTCGTCAGGCTCTTCTGGAGAAGGAGCGGAAGAAGAACAATGTGGACGCGGACGTGGATGACATCTTCATCACCAACGGGGTGAGCGAGAGCATTCTGAACATCGTCGCCGCTTCGGTCAATCCAGGCGATGAGGTACTGGTCCCTGGTCCATCCTATCCTTCCTACACCGAGTACATCAAGTACTTCGGGGGCGTGCCGGTCGCCTACAAGACGGACGAAGCCAATGGTTGGCAGCCAGACCTGGACGACATCAGGAAGAAGATAACCGCCAAGACCAAGGCCATGGTCATCATCAACCCTAACAATCCCACCGGGGCGCTCTACTCGAGGAAAGTGCTCAAGGGGATCACCGACCTGGTCGGAGAGCATGAGATGTTCATCATGTCGGACGAGATCTACGACCAGATGACGTTCGAGGGCGAGCACTGCTCCCCGTCCGTGGTCGCGCCAGACATACCGATGGTGCTGTTCAACGGCTTCTCCAAGGTCGACCTTCTGCCGGGTTGGAGGCTGGGCTACAGCTGCTTCCGCGACCCCAGAGGGGAGTTGGACGAGATCAAGGAAGGTTTCGTCAAACAGCTGCGTCTGCGCCTCTGTGCCAATCATCCTTGCCAGTTGGCGGTCATCGAGGCTCTGAAGGGGCCACAGGATTACATGGAGGTCACGCGCTGCAAGCTCCGAGAAAGGGGAGCGTTCGCGCACAAGCGCCTGAATGAGATAGAGGGCATCAGCAGCACCAAGCCCAAAGGAGCGTTCTACATCTTCCCTAAGGTAGAATTGAAGAAGTGGAGGACGGACAAGGAGTTCGTGCTAGACGTGCTGCATGAGACGCACGTGCTCTTCGTCCATGGCTCCGGCTTCGATCCGACCTATGGTGCCGGGCACTTCCGGTCAGTGTTCCTTCCGCCGGTGGCGGTCCTGACCGAGGCTTTCGACCGCCTGGACGCTTTCATGCGCAAGAATGCATGA